From a region of the Salminus brasiliensis chromosome 4, fSalBra1.hap2, whole genome shotgun sequence genome:
- the rgs17 gene encoding regulator of G-protein signaling 17, with amino-acid sequence MPQSVSGVEMRKRQQAHIEGPPQAPGHPRPNTCCLCWCGCCKCLWNEERRERPERQTCTKMDSIEVTEEQHPTLDELVAWARSFELMMRSSEGRDIFREFLRSEYSEENLMFWIACEDLKKETNPSAIDEKARIIYEDYVSILSPKEVSLDSRVREGINQSLAEPSNLMYEEAQLQIYTLMHRDSFPRFLNSSVYRDLLERKRACLDT; translated from the exons ATG cctCAGAGTGTGAGCGGAGTTGAAATGAGGAAACGGCAGCAGGCACACATTGAAGGACCCCCGCAGGCCCCTGGACATCCAAGGCCGAACACCTGCTGTCTCTGCTGGTGCGGTTGCTGCAAATGCCTCTG GAATGAAGAGAGGAGGGAGCGTCCAGAGCGGCAGACATGTACAAAAATGGACAGCATAGAAGTGACAGAAGAACA GCATCCCACACTGGATGAACTTGTAGCCTGGGCACGAAGCTTTGAGCTAATGATGCGTTCCTCAGAAGGCAGGGACATTTTCAGGGAGTTCTTGCGGTCCGAGTACAGTGAGGAGAACCTGATGTTCTGGATAGCCTGTGAGGATCTAAAGAAGGAGACCAACCCATCAGCTATAGATGAGAAAGCTAGGATCATTTATGAGGATTATGTCTCTATCCTGTCACCAAAAGAG GTCAGTTTGGATTCCCGGGTGAGGGAGGGTATCAACCAGAGCCTGGCAGAGCCTAGCAATCTAATGTATGAGGAAGCGCAGCTGCAGATCTACACCCTCATGCACAGAGACTCCTTCCCCCGATTCCTCAACTCATCAGTTTACAGGGACCTCCTGGAAAGAAAGAGAGCCTGCTTAGACACCTAA